One window from the genome of Anopheles coluzzii chromosome X, AcolN3, whole genome shotgun sequence encodes:
- the LOC120947642 gene encoding leucine-rich repeat serine/threonine-protein kinase 1 isoform X3: MSWKFGEVPKPGAEQAFDACDYFVDEVIEPWKIPDTREQIRSQKHRALREAVTATDETAVQLLLEGIGSDREIIVNMAPGGANTLLFIAAQAGSERIVQLLLEAGADGRAHAVTKYSPLYTAVHNGHTQVAALLLDRFPELVQQVTVERWLPFHAACINGHCAVVELLIKHPYVEELLGVYRSPNGELEWRLPFDPNAQDVAGQTALYVGCLLGNPQLVETLLKWRVKCVRHTLASSTDHEQAEMGGSGGRDHGGGGGGGSSSSNPLSPTSRKISFGIQSIMSRLSLSGGRTDPSEEGEEGQQGEMRCPLDLDILCGAARETALLAAVRGGFLDVVTILLENGADPNVIARAVEDQNDPKSSDEIYGFSNVPLAEATRQKSLPMVELLLKHGARDDQSVALGIAVQNGDEPIICRLLAIKAHPDPDYKINKRALAGQEASTPEYGTAPLAFVGKLGGSFTYSSLFPSTATMINWHSNNCRLGLIRMAWVSEAVLQCNRKLRTHPKCHQLALAALTRIDISHNTLTTLPAELFALGSLRYLNAAQNKIERLPLPDEDAGGQGKRRGSAKPADYQCPVLEELYLQDNRLECVPAVLFRLPNLAILDVSNNKLQELPFEMWKAPKLKELNVAFNFLKDLPSLPLPELLLSGGQGQGGDGGRPELPSPVTIAVEGGGGGGCGSSAAAAAMFHPYTGTSASFDDGTEALARNRHVTNLELVRHHIWARSLEVTEQELRLADARHDSALSQLSSLNLANNLFTSIPLALPCLAVNLTRLNMSYNSLRSMGHVTSYPASLKQLDLGHNEISCWPSLPRIAASDPHLMCYNPQEGKKHPTDSGGGGGGGGAGTGGGSGGKSGSRGGSGGGDTTPSSNASTTSYGGTEMTTVVKSSTSSNSITSLRTAVLKSVCCHRRHLRLESLRTLVLADNSLTRIQLSTDDVTTLGESDDAEWSLIGMAKSRLIFPNLSMLDISNNCLKEIPASIHELTNLSVLNLSGNMDITELPPHMGLLSRLWNLNTRGCSLQDPLRSMIDSKKYKTMDIVGYLKSVYEDARPYARMKLMVVGVQGIGKTSLLEQLRAEGSARGKKPVDHWAKRMGHRHINQKTSRGINMSTVGVDIGDWVCEKKVRGQSHHGPVVFRTWDFGGQREYYATHQYFLSKRSLYLVLWRIIDGRRGLAEVLQWLGNIQARAPNSPVIIVGTHYDAVGETLPAKKAEELQQIIRDRFIAVSDAEKIGLPRVLDSIEVSCRTGHNIKLLAGLIYDTAFSLRPPGCKEPLLYQRVPASYLALEDVVANIAASLRQHGADPVLDADRYRQTVTHEMQLRGLKGFRDWSELNQATMFLHDNGVLLHYDDATLRDLYFLDPQWLCDMLAHVVTVREINPFARTGVMKMDDLQHVFKSSCLGSNNNRGYIVSLLNKFEVALSWDARTLLIPSLLPTEEDSSSDRMVTVKIATRSKGWVNRARRNPLAYTGHSLPSYDQAPSQTLASSASLDHSPIPTPTLLDSSHPATGTGCDVQMVPHPDRSISRLLLMSYFPSGFWSRLITRVLADDQVVEAVRGLYPLPKDLLDQWPALEETPALAAHWAVWQTGLALHFGPSTVVFKMREISVTCPTSPYRNPMNRFKLKQDGVWCDIDLTASSILEIHFPCSALRVQVPATLDEARPPAAHEIEPNVQCLTQLLALTVDHIDLLLEDWYPTLGTRFVHTSEGRFLVTRLVPCPRCLRECEERHAPNLPSQVKPCSALNQRYAANGGGGVHRHHRLSIGERRTADGGGTGNGETSGGGGGLNELPGILHDCTALAGRKSQDSLGWSDCDSGVGQETADSSSETSIECYTLAALAGDGSPSYSWMVEECILAAYDRKTVACPVHGEIELSRITPDVNFMDLPDHYLIRSSDINRGPLLGRGAFGFVFKATCKATRLAGSSSSIATSTTLAGRLSSLLSSPSAGPTSGGGSTGAGPTINVAMKMLQPVAPGPRARQSAIIAYKAALGKWERDPLQHACKAYCTARQELAVLLTLRHPHIVPLVGVCTQPLALVLDLAPKGALDAVLRHFRRSGARIGPYCFQALVLQAAKAMEYLHRRRVIYRDLKAENILVWEFPEPHAHDHPSNAVHIKVADYGISRITLPSGSKGFGGTEGFMAPEIMRHNGEEEYTEKVDCFSFGMFLYELISLRQPFEGHEAVKECILEGGRPVLTHRETHFPSYCLDLMVLCWDQQPKVRPSASQIVSIATAPEFTHLLDVISLSHGGSVMDGIACMIASADGEETGVVSGYELWLPCSNSRIDILGGSAKGWQQYHRILCPQVKGGGGGAGTTGTSSGGQAGSTPGNGPTQASGSQPTTPHLLKTIKLTTACAVESAVWIGDAEGNIYAFNAADCVHLFSYALEPSAPSPVVALVYLKKFHRVAAGLENGRLFLLDSQLIPSTYVSAEGSFVLSELGSGERLCSVTALWHSEDECELWCGERDDAISVFSLRNSHVSGQHHLTHFPAPLPVRGLSVALLYASGDDYVYSYLSPSYILYQWRSSTKRVENKLDCSKLVPCSESLKSIAIDERLSPGKCQISALAVLGNELYVGTTWGCIIVVERGSLRPTTVFRPYEEDVRCIVPVVPVTAGDESGGACTTPLIVTIGRGYRSLIERYTDVTVGPSTASAGRHGLAATTPTAQDKRLKEALLRDRSNHMHALIWSAEHWAPI; the protein is encoded by the exons ATGTCCTGGAAGTTTGGCGAGGTGCCCAAACCGGGCGCCGAACAGGCGTTCGATGCGTGCGACTACTTCGTGGACGAGGTGATCGAACCGTGGAAAATACCAG ATACGCGCGAACAAATACGCAGCCAGAAGCATCGGGCACTGCGGGAGGCGGTGACGGCGACGGACGAAACCGCcgtccagctgctgctggaaggcaTCGGTTCGGATCGAGAAATCATCGTCAATATGGCACCGGGCGGTGCCAACACGCTCCTGTTCAT TGCGGCACAGGCTGGGTCGGAGCGCATcgtccagctgctgctggaagccGGTGCGGATGGGCGGGCACATGCGGTCACCAAATACTCGCCCCTGTACACGGCGGTCCACAACGGGCATACGCAGGTGGCCGCCCTGCTGCTCGACCGGTTTCCCGAGCTGGTGCAGCAGGTAACGGTCGAACGGTGGCTCCCGTTCCATGCCGCCTGCATCAATGGGCACTGCGCGGTGGTGGAGCTGCTCATCAAGCACCCGTACGTGGAGGAGCTGCTCGGTGTGTACCGCAGTCCGAACGGGGAGCTCGAGTGGCGGCTGCCATTCGACCCGAACGCGCAGGACGTGGCCGGCCAGACCGCACTGTACGTGGGCTGCCTGCTCGGCAATCCGCAGCTCGTCGAAACGTTGCTGAAATGGCGGGTGAAGTGTGTGCGGCATACGCTGGCGTCCAGCACCGACCACGAGCAGGCGGAAATGGGCGGCAGTGGTGGTCGTGatcacggtggtggtggtggtggtggtagtagtagtagcaacCCGCTCAGTCCCACCAGCCGCAAGATATCGTTCGGCATACAGTCGATCATGTCGCGGCTCAGCCTGAGCGGCGGCCGCACCGATCCGTCcgaggagggggaggagggccAGCAGGGCGAGATGCGCTGCCCGCTCGATCTGGACATTCTTTGCGGGGCGGCCCGGGAGACGGCCCTGCTCGCCGCGGTTCGCGGTGGCTTCCTGGACGTGGTGACGATACTGCTGGAGAACGGGGCCGACCCGAACGTGATTGCGCGCGCCGTAGAAGACCAGAACGATCCGAA ATCTTCGGACGAGATCTACGGCTTTTCCAACGTGCCGCTGGCCGAGGCGACGCGCCAAAAGTCGCTGCCGAtggtggagctgctgctgaagcaCGGGGCACGGGACGACCAGTCGGTCGCGCTCGGCATCGCCGTGCAGAACGGCGACGAACCGATCATCTGCCGGCTGCTCGCGATCAAAGCCCATCCCGATCCGGACTACAAGATCAACAAGCGGGCGCTCGCCGGGCAGGAAGCGTCCACGCCCGAGTACGGCACGGCGCCGCTCGCGTTCGTCGGCAAGCTGGGCGGCAGCTTCACGTACAGCTCGCTGTTCCCGAGCACCGCCACCATGATCAACTGGCACAGCAATAACTGCCGGCTGGGGCTGATCCGCATGGCGTGGGTCAGCGAGGCGGTACTGCAGTGCAACCGGAAGCTGCGGACGCACCCGAAGTGCCACCAGCTGGCGCTGGCCGCCCTGACGCGCATCGATATCTCGCACAACACGCTCACGACGCTGCCGGCCGAGCTGTTTGCGCTCGGCAGCCTGCGCTATCTGAACGCGGCGCAGAACAAAATCGAGCGGCTGCCGCTGCCCGACGAGGACGCTGGCGGGCAGGGCAAGCGGCGCGGCTCGGCCAAACCGGCCGACTACCAGTGTCCGGTGCTGGAGGAGCTGTACCTGCAGGACAATCGGCTCGAGTGCGTGCCGGCCGTCCTGTTTCGGCTGCCGAACCTCGCGATCCTGGACGTGTCGAACAACAAGCTGCAGGAGCTGCCGTTCGAGATGTGGAAGGCGCCGAAGCTGAAGGAGCTGAACGTGGCGTTCAACTTTCTCAAGGATCTGCCGTCGCTGCCGCTGCCCGAGCTGTTGCTGAGCGGCGGGCAGGGCCAGGGCGGGGACGGTGGCCGGCCGGAGCTGCCCTCCCCTGTGACGATCGCGGtggaaggtggtggtggtgggggttGTGGTAGCAGTGCAGCGGCTGCCGCCATGTTCCATCCGTACACCGGCACGAGCGCCTCGTTCGACGATGGTACGGAGGCGCTAGCGCGGAACCGCCACGTGACGAACCTGGAGCTGGTGCGGCACCACATTTGGGCCCGCTCGCTCGAGGTGACCGAGCAGGAGCTGCGACTGGCGGACGCCCGCCACGACAGTGCGCTGTCGCAGCTGAGCAGCCTGAATTTGGCGAACAACCTGTTCACCAGCATCCCGCTGGCGCTGCCCTGCCTGGCGGTCAATCTGACGCGCCTCAACATGTCCTACAACAGCCTGCGGTCGATGGGCCACGTCACCAGCTATCCGGCGTCGCTGAAGCAGCTCGACCTGGGCCACAACGAGATCAGCTGCTGGCCCAGCCTGCCACGCATTGCGGCGTCCGATCCGCACCTGATGTGCTACAACCCGCAGGAGGGCAAGAAGCATCCCACggatagtggtggtggtggtggtggtggtggagcgggcactggtggtggtagtggggGCAAATCGGGCAGCCGTGGCGGGTCGGGCGGCGGCGACACGACGCCCTCCTCCAACGCGTCCACCACGTCGTACGGCGGCACGGAGATGACGACGGTGGTGAAATCGTCCACCAGCTCGAACAGCATCACCTCCCTGCGCACGGCCGTGCTGAAGAGTGTGTGCTGCCATCGGCGCCACCTGCGGCTCGAGTCGCTGCGCACGCTCGTGCTCGCCGACAACTCGCTCACGCGCATCCAGCTCTCCACCGACGACGTGACGACGCTGGGCGAGTCGGACGACGCGGAGTGGAGCCTGATCGGGATGGCCAAGTCGCGGCTCATCTTTCCCAACCTCTCGATGCTGGACATCAGCAACAACTGCCTGAAGGAGATACCGGCCTCGATCCACGAGCTGACCAACCTGAGCGTGCTGAACCTGAGCGGCAACATGGACATTACCGAGCTGCCACCGCACATGGGGCTGCTGTCGCGGCTCTGGAACCTGAACACGCGCGGCTGCTCGCTCCAGGACCCGCTGCGCTCGATGATCGACAGCAAAAAGTACAAAACGATGGACATCGTCGGCTACCTGAAGTCGGTGTACGAGGACGCGCGGCCGTACGCGCGCATGAAGCTGATGGTGGTCGGCGTGCAGGGCATCGGCAAGACCAGCCTGCTCGAGCAGCTGCGGGCGGAGGGCTCCGCCCGGGGGAAGAAGCCGGTCGACCACTGGGCGAAGCGGATGGGCCACCGGCACATCAACCAGAAGACGTCCCGCGGCATCAACATGTCGACGGTCGGCGTCGACATCGGCGACTGGGTGTGCGAGAAGAAGGTGCGGGGCCAGTCGCACCACGGGCCGGTCGTGTTCCGCACGTGGGACTTTGGCGGGCAGCGGGAGTACTACGCGACGCACCAGTACTTCCTGTCCAAGCGCAGCCTGTACCTGGTGCTGTGGCGCATCATCGACGGGCGGCGCGGCCTGGCCGAGGTGCTCCAGTGGCTCGGCAACATACAGGCGCGCGCCCCGAACTCGCCCGTCATCATCGTCGGCACGCACTACGATGCGGTCGGCGAGACGCTGCCGGCGAAGAAGGCGGAAGAGCTGCAGCAGATCATACGCGACCGGTTCATCGCGGTGTCGGACGCGGAAAAGATTGGGCTGCCGCGCGTGCTCGACTCGATCGAGGTGAGCTGCCGGACCGGGCACAACATCAAGCTGCTGGCGGGGCTGATCTACGATACGGCGTTCTCGCTGCGGCCGCCCGGCTGCAAGGAGCCGCTGCTGTACCAGCGCGTCCCGGCCAGCTACCTGGCGCTGGAGGACGTGGTCGCGAACATTGCCGCCAGCCTGCGGCAGCACGGTGCCGATCCGGTGCTGGACGCGGACCGGTACCGCCAGACGGTCACGCACGAGATGCAGCTGCGCGGGCTGAAGGGTTTCCGGGACTGGTCGGAGCTGAACCAGGCGACCATGTTCCTGCACGACAACGGCGTGCTGCTGCACTACGATGACGCGACGCTGCGCGATCTGTACTTTCTCGACCCGCAGTGGCTGTGCGACATGCTCGCGCACGTGGTGACGGTGCGCGAGATCAACCCGTTCGCGCGCACCGGTGTGATGAAGATGGACGATCTGCAGCACGTGTTCAAGAGCTCCTGCCTGGGCAGCAACAATAATCGAGG CTACATCGTGAGCCTGTTGAACAAATTTGAAGTTGCCCTGTCGTGGGACGCCCGCACACTGTTGATCCCGTCCCTGCTGCCAACCGAGGAGGATAGCAGCTCGGATCGAATGGTCACGGTAAAG ATTGCAACACGTTCGAAAGGATGGGTGAATCGGGCACGCCGTAACCCGCTGGCCTACACCGGCCACTCACTGCCCTCGTACGATCAGGCGCCTTCGCAAACGCTGGCCAGTTCGGCCAGCCTGGACCACTCGCCGATACCGACACCAACGCTCCTGGACAGCAGCCACCCCGCGACCGGCACCGGCTGCGACGTGCAGATGGTGCCCCACCCGGACCGGTCCATCTCCCGGCTGCTGCTCATGTCCTACTTTCCGTCCGGCTTCTGGTCGCGGCTCATTACGCGCGTGCTGGCCGACGACCAGGTGGTGGAAGCGGTCCGTGGCCTCTACCCCCTGCCCAAGGACCTGCTCGACCAGTGGCCCGCGCTGGAGGAGACGCCGGCCCTGGCCGCCCACTGGGCGGTATGGCAGACCGGGCTCGCGCTGCACTTCGGCCCGTCCACGGTGGTGTTTAAGATGCGCGAAATCTCCGTCACCTGCCCGACCTCTCCGTACCGGAACCCGATGAACCGGTTCAAGCTGAAGCAGGACGGCGTCTGGTGCGACATCGACCTGACGGCCAGCTCGATCCTGGAGATACACTTCCCGTGCAGCGCGCTGCGGGTGCAGGTGCCGGCGACGCTCGACGAAGCCCGGCCGCCGGCCGCGCACGAGATCGAACCGAACGTCCAGTGCCTGACGCAGCTGCTCGCCCTAACCGTCGACCATATCGATCTGCTACTGGAGGACTGGTACCCGACGCTCGGCACGCGGTTTGTGCACACGTCCGAGGGCCGGTTCCTGGTGACCCGGCTCGTCCCCTGCCCGCGGTGCCTGCGGGAGTGCGAGGAGCGGCACGCGCCGAACCTGCCGTCGCAGGTGAAGCCCTGCTCGGCGCTGAACCAGCGGTATGCGGCGAACGGGGGCGGTGGCGTCCATCGGCACCATCGGTTAAGCATCGGCGAGCGGCGAACGGCCGACGGGGGCGGAACGGGCAACGGAGAGACGAGCGGCGGCGGAGGCGGCTTGAACGAGCTGCCGGGCATACTGCACGACTGCACGGCGCTGGCCGGCCGGAAGTCGCAGGACTCGCTCGGCTGGTCCGACTGCGACTCGGGCGTCGGCCAGGAGACGGCCGACAGCTCGAGCGAAACGTCGATCGAGTGCTACACGCTGGCGGCCCTGGCCGGGGACGGTTCGCCCAGCTACAGCTGGATGGTGGAGGAGTGCATACTGGCGGCGTACGATCGGAAGACGGTCGCCTGCCCGGTGCACGGCGAGATCGAGCTGAGCCGCATCACGCCCGACGTG AACTTTATGGACCTGCCCGACCACTATCTGATCCGGTCGAGCGACATCAACCGCGGTCCGCTGCTAGGGCGCGGTGCGTTCGGGTTCGTGTTCAAGGCCACGTGCAAAGCGACCCGGCtggccggcagcagcagcagcatcgccaCTAGCACCACCCTTGCCGGTCGGCTATCGTCGCTTCTGTCGTCGCCGAGTGCTGGCCCAACGAGCGGCGGGGGCAGCACTGGCGCCGGGCCCACGATCAACGTAGCGATGAAGATGCTGCAGCCGGTTGCGCCTGGGCCGCGGGCACGCCAGAGCGCCATCATCGCGTACAAGGCGGCGCTCGGCAAGTGGGAGCGCGATCCGCTCCAGCACGCCTGCAAAGCGTACTGCACCGCCCGGCAGGAGCTGGCGGTGCTGCTCACCCTGCGCCATCCGCACATCGTGCCGCTGGTCGGGGTCTGCACCCAGCCGCTAGCGCTCGTGCTCGATCTCGCGCCGAAGGGTGCGCTCGACGCGGTGCTGCGCCACTTTCGGCGCAGCGGCGCCCGCATCGGCCCGTACTGCTTCCAGGCGCTGGTGCTGCAGGCCGCCAAAGCGATGGAGTACCTGCACCGACGGCGCGTCATCTACCGCGACCTGAAGGCGGAAAACATTCTCGTGTGGGAGTTCCCGGAACCGCACGC TCACGATCATCCGTCGAATGCGGTGCACATCAAGGTGGCGGACTACGGCATCAGCCGCATCACGCTGCCGTCCGGCTCGAAGGGATTCGGCGGCACCGAGGGCTTCATGGCGCCGGAAATCATGCGCCACAACGGCGAGGAGGAGTACACGGAGAAGGTGGACTGCTTCTCGTTCGGCATGTTCCTGTACGAGCTGATCTCGCTGCGGCAACCGTTCGAGGGGCACGAGGCGGTGAAGGAGTGCATCCTCGAGGGCGGCCGGCCAGTGCTGACGCACCGCGAGACGCACTTCCCGTCCTACTGTCTCGACCTGATGGTGCTGTGCTGGGACCAGCAACCGAAGGTGCGGCCCTCCGCCAGCCAGATCGTGTCGATCGCGACGGCGCCCGAGTTTACCCACCTGCTGGACGTGATCTCGCTGTCGCACGGGGGCAGCGTGATGGACGGCATCGCCTGCATGATCGCGAGTGCGGACGGCGAGGAGACGGGCGTCGTGTCCGGGTACGAGCTGTGGCTGCCCTGCTCCAACTCGCGCATCGACATCCTGGGCGGGTCGGCGAAGGGCTGGCAGCAGTACCATCGCATCCTGTGTCCGCAGGTcaagggtggtggtggtggtgccggcaCGACCGGCACGAGCAGCGGCGGACAGGCGGGCAGTACACCGGGCAACGGGCCAACGCAGGCGTCCGGTTCGCAACCGACCACGCCACACCTGCTGAAGACGATCAAGCTGACGACGGCCTGCGCGGTCGAGTCGGCCGTCTGGATCGGCGACGCCGAGGGCAACATCTACGCGTTCAACGCGGCCGACTGCGTGCACCTGTTCTCGTACGCGCTGGAACCGTCCGCCCCGTCGCCGGTGGTGGCACTCGTCTACCTGAAGAAGTTCCATCGCGTGGCGGCCGGGCTGGAGAATGGGCGCCTGTTCCTGCTCGACTCGCAGCTCATCCCGAGCACGTACGTGTCGGCCGAGGGTAGCTTCGTGCTGTCCGAGCTCGGGTCGGGCGAGCGGCTCTGCTCCGTCACCGCCCTGTGGCACTCCGAGGACGAGTGCGAGCTGTGGTGCGGCGAGCGGGACGACGCGATCAGCGTGTTTTCGCTGCGCAACTCGCACGTGTCCGGGCAGCACCATCTGACCCACTTCCCGGCGCCGCTGCCCGTCCGGGGCCTCAGCGTGGCGCTGCTGTACGCGTCCGGGGACGACTACGTCTACTCCTACCTGTCGCCGAGTTACATCCTCTACCAGTGGCGCTCGTCGACCAAGCGGGTGGAGAACAAGCTCGACTGCTCGAAGCTGGTACCGTGCTCGGAAAGCCTCAAGAGCATCGCCATCGACGAGCGGCTCAGCCCGGGCAAGTGCCAGATCAGTGCGCTGGCCGTGCTCGGCAACGAGCTGTACGTCGGCACGACCTGGGGCTGCATCATCGTGGTCGAGCGGGGCAGCCTCCGGCCGACCACCGTCTTCCGGCCGTACGAGGAGGACGTGCGGTGCATCGTGCCGGTCGTGCCGGTGACGGCCGGGGACGAGTCGGGCGGTGCCTGCACCACGCCGCTGATCGTGACGATCGGGCGCGGCTACCGGTCGCTGATCGAGCGCTACACGGACGTGACGGTCGGGCCGAGCACGGCCAGTGCCGGGCGGCACGGTCTGGCCGCCACCACACCGACCGCCCAGGACAAGCGGCTGAAGGAGGCGCTGCTGCGGGACCGCTCCAACCACATGCACGCGCTCATCTGGTCGGCGGAACACTGGGCACCGATCTAA